One Helianthus annuus cultivar XRQ/B chromosome 7, HanXRQr2.0-SUNRISE, whole genome shotgun sequence genomic region harbors:
- the LOC110869130 gene encoding protein ENHANCED DISEASE RESISTANCE 4, protein MSSKQRFVRCPKCLNVLPEPADVPVYKCGGCGATLQAKKRNNSTVDSTSHRPDNNSSGKQKVDQDFGDQIQEAGSSSNQQLQLNNSNDESDQSSDHNAANIAKNASIDAPSSSKQKQKQLSDDHEASISSSLHKHSPVNSTDEPRRNVNDPRSSTELSGHEDPESSPEATGHTRIDQPQEQTHNDHSSGEQKTEQLSNQKLTVNSTNDLDQNNDHHKPHNSSELSHHEDPDSDLDPDQDYTDDLDQFLSCRHDVEFEETSSEFEESYANKIVRDSDYGSRSSFKSIIADKLLDTKRKKPVNLENDDVLSELGSSDLNHRRIFDRITSNYYGYEGSVSSYDGNEIQNPRRPRIGQIEDEYVDRFNRSVPHHMNNRLGKQKHRSTEIHRNPNPKLERIQLLKKVRELTDQLERTSVSSPHGLNDPVRFGRRMAFSGETTAVNRRLDGGTCHHCCPPRDRTFSAQLPRQAQHVCCNGPHFEPNTYYSPRVSGLSTPVHTHPESGFSTPDGGYAYSYSYKHRNDVAKTFRSPMKTRYVRPIANGSPWITCYRCYKLLELPQSFLVFNKKCHSLRCGACMEVLKFTLLNGTHVSRYYPEEAIAAPPSSEVDDYNELNRSRAGPVSCSDVSFQKSYSTETDRNGFWEFGEERRKATMSRDPSGSSQPSSSKISGRRKMMSEIEVERRPNGSPLHRLMGYSTPSKVIRG, encoded by the exons ATGAGCAGCAAACAGCGGTTCGTTCGATGCCCAAAATGCCTGAATGTTCTGCCCGAACCAGCCGACGTGCCGGTGTACAAATGTGGAGGCTGCGGTGCAACACTTCAAG CGAAGAAGCGGAATAACAGTACCGTTGACAGCACATCACACAGACCGGACAATAATTCTTCGGGAAAACAGAAAGTGGATCAAGATTTTGGTGATCAAATTCAAGAAGCTGGCAGCAGCTCAAATCAACAGCTGCAGCTTAATAACTCTAACGATGAATCAGATCAAAGCAGTGATCATAATGCAGCTAACATAGCTAAAAACGCTTCGATTGATGCACCGTCATCTTCAAAACAGAAACAAAAGCAACTATCTGATGATCATGAagccagcatcagcagcagcttACATAAACACTCACCGGTTAATTCCACAGACGAACCACGTAGAAACGTTAACGATCCACGTAGCTCAACCGAGCTATCCGGCCACGAGGACCCCGAGTCATCACCCGAAGCCACAGGTCATACCAGAATAGATCAACCACAAGAACAAACTCATAATGATCATTCATCAGGCGAACAGAAAACCGAGCAGCTATCGAACCAAAAACTAACTGTTAATTCAACCAATGACCTAGATCAAAACAATGATCATCACAAACCTCATAACTCATCAGAACTTTCACATCATGAGGATCCAGATTCAGATCTAGATCcagatcaagactacactgatgATCTAGATCAATTTTTAAGCTGCAGACACGATGTCGAATTCGAAGAAACCAGCAGTGAATTCGAAGAATCTTATGCTAATAAAATCGTTAGAGATTCTGATTACGGCTCCAGATCGAGCTTCAAAAGCATAATCGCTGACAAATTGCTCGATACAAAACGCAAAAAACCGGTGAATCTGGAAAACGACGACGTATTATCGGAATTAGGAAGTTCAGATCTGAATCACCGTCGGATATTCGATCGAATCACCTCGAATTACTACGGTTATGAAGGCAGTGTGTCCTCTTATGACGGAAACGAGATTCAAAACCCTAGAAGACCTCGAATCGGTCAAATTGAAGACGAATATGTGGATCGATTCAATCGGAGTGTTCCTCATCACATGAATAACCGATTAGGTAAGCAGAAGCACCGATCGACGGAGATTCATCGGAACCCTAACCCTAAGTTGGAGAGAATACAGCTATTGAAGAAGGTTCGAGAACTTACAGACCAACTAGAAAGAACGAGCGTCTCGAGTCCTCACGGTTTGAATGATCCGGTGAGATTTGGCCGGCGAATGGCGTTTTCCGGCGAAACAACCGCCGTCAATCGACGGTTAGACGGTGGCACGTGCCATCATTGCTGTCCTCCACGAGACCGTACTTTCTCAGCCCAGCTTCCTCGACAGGCCCAACATGTTTGCTGTAATGGGCCGCATTTTGAGCCCAATACTTACTACAGCCCACGTGTTTCTGGCCTGTCAACCCCTGTACACACTCATCCAGAGTCTGGATTCTCTACACCAGATGGTGGTTACGCTTATAGTTACAGTTACAAACACCGGAATGACGTGGCCAAAACGTTTCGTTCGCCGATGAAGACGCGTTACGTCCGTCCGATTGCAAACGGATCACCGTGGATCACGTGTTACCGGTGTTATAAACTTCTTGAGTTGCCACAAAGCTTCCTTGTGTTCAACAAAAAATGCCATAGTTTAAGATGTGGTGCTTGTATGGAGGTGCTCAAGTTCACATTACTAAACGGGACGCATGTTAGCCGATACTACCCGGAAGAAGCGATCGCTGCTCCACCGAGCAGCGAGGTGGATGACTATAACGAACTGAACAGGTCACGGGCCGGACCCGTTTCGTGTTCAGACGTTTCGTTTCAAAAGAGTTACTCTACGGAAACGGACAGGAATGGTTTTTGGGAGTTCGGTGAGGAGAGAAGAAAGGCAACTATGTCGAGGGACCCATCGGGTTCAAGCCAGCCGTCTTCTTCAAAGATTTCGGGTCGAAGAAAGATGATGTCGGAAATTGAGGTTGAGCGCAGGCCCAATGGTTCGCCGTTGCATCGGCTCATGGGATACTCGACGCCGAGTAAGGTGATAAGGGGTTAG